The Corynebacterium freiburgense region GTTGATGCGGCAAAATTAGCCGTAAAACGTGCTAATACTCTAGGTGATCAGGTAGAACGTGCCAAGGGTTCGGTTGCTGCATCAGATGCATTCTTCCCGTTCGCGGATGGGTTTGAAGTTTTAGCTGAGGCTGGGGTTACGGCGGTAGTGCAGCCTGGTGGTTCGATTCGGGATGCTGAAGTAATTGCGGCAGCTGAACAAGCTGGAGTGACCATGTACCTCACTGGTGCCCGCCATTTCGCACATTAATGCCAATAGGCTGGGGCTTTTTGCCTTAGCCCGAGGCTGGTTTTTAAGCTGCTTTACCTCGGGTTGGAGTTGGTTTCCGGGGGTACTGGCTGGTTTCCGGGGGTACTGGCTGGTTTCCGGGGGTACTGGCTGGTTTCCGGGGGTGTGGGCTGGGCTTTACGTGCGGTTTAATAGGCTCACCCTATCGAACTAGTGATGTTTTCATGTCGAGTGTCGCAGATTCCATAAAATCGGCTGAAAAAATGGAATTTGTGACAGCAAGCCATGTTGCGCACAAGCGTTGACCTGGGGTTTGTCGCAGATTCCATAAAAACAGCGAAAAAAATGGAATTCGTGACAGGTTCCCTACCTATCGTGTCGCAGATTCCATAAAATCCGCCGAAAAAATGGAATCTGTGACAACACACCCAACCAGCGCCCAAAAAAGACCAACCAAGACATTGCTGCATGCCTGGAGGCAACTTCCTTCCCCGCCGCCACCCACGAGTACTTCCGCGGCGGTTTCTCTACCCACTTCGCTACACCACTCACTGTGGCTCGCTTGAATTTGGTAAAGGGCGTGGGGCTAGTGTTGCAGATCGCTGAAGGCGCCACCGTTTTGCTTGACGACGCCGCGACCGCCGCCATTGTCGATCGCACCGACCCGACCTGGCCCACAACATTCTTTGTGCGACGTCTTACCGGTAAAGTGCTGATGGTTTCGGTGTGTCAGAAATGCTCGATGCAATCTGTACATTAATGCCGCTTGACCAATAAGAAAGGGGTTGTGTAGTCATGGCGCGGAGGGGCTGATGTCAGGATGTGGCGGCATCTGCAGGCGTGTCGTTACAAACGGTATCTCGAGTGGTTAATGGTTCCAGCGCGGTGAGTGAAAGCACGCGTGAAAAGGTATCCCAGGTGATTAATACCTTGGGGTACCGTCCGAATCTAGCCGTGCGCACCCTTGCTGTCGGGCAATCTCGCGCCCTGGGAATTTTTATTACTGGTGATGTTGATTTTGGTATGTCTTCAGCGTTTCGGGCTGTGGAACATGCTGCGCGAGAACAAAATTATTACCTTTGTGTAGCCACCGCCTCTGATCCTAGTCGGTACGGTGTGGCATTGGGTCAGCTCGCAGACCAGCGGGTGGCTGGGTATATTGTGCTGGCTCACTGATGCTGATGTGCTGTCCGCATTGGCAAAACAAGCTGCTACGTTGCCAAGTTGCCTTGTACTTACTGGCCAGCCCGCAACAGCACATACGGCGGTCGTTGCAGTAGACCAGCTTGTGGGAATGCGATTGCTTGTTGAGCATGTTATTGCGCAGGGCGCACAGACACTTTGCCACATTGCTGGTGGTATGAGTTGGGACGACGCGGTGGTCCGTGCCACCGCATTCGAACAGCTTTGTAAGGAGCGGGGTGTACGTGGTCGAGTTGTTGCAGGGGGTGGTTGGTCCGCCGCTTCTGGCTATGCCGCAACACATACTACCCTTGAATCGGGCAAACCGGATGCCATTCTTGCCTGTAATGACAATATTGCTGTAGGTGTACTACGGGCTTGCCATGAAGCAGGCATTATTGTGCCCGATCAAGTAATGGTGACAGGATTTGATAACACCCCCCTGAGTGAGTGGACCTGGCCGAGTCTTACCAGCGTAACTCAAGATTTTCAGGAATTAGGCACCGCAGCGCTTACCGCACTGACTAAAATTCTTGATGGTGAATCACCAACCCAAACTATTTTAATTCCAGAACTTATTGCTCGCGAATCAACGAGCAAGAAAGGTACAACATGAATATCTACGAAAACTTTATTGATGGGAAATTTGTCCCCAGTGCCGAAACTATGGACGTCACCAATCCATCCACCGGAGAACTTTTAGCTAAAGTGCCGGAGACCGATGTCGCGAGCGTCGATAAAGCGGTAGCCGCCGCACGCAAAGCGCAACCAGCCTGGGCCGCCCTGACCAATACTGAGCGTGCGGGATACCTCACTGCACTCGCCGCAAAACTTCGTGAGCATGTTGACCGTTTTGCTAATTACCTGGTCGAAGAACAAGGCAAAGTTCGTGGTCTCGCAGAAGTGGAAGTCCAATTTACCGCAGACTACTTCGACTATATGGCCGGTTGGGCACGCCGCATTGAGGGCGAAATCATCCCATCCGATCGCCCAGGCGAAACCATTATGCTTACATACCAACCACTTGGTGTAGTAGCAGGCATTCTACCGTGGAACTTCCCATTTTTCCTTATTGCTCGGAAAATGGCACCTGCGCTGCTCACTGGTAACACCATTGTGATTAAGCCGAGTGTAGAAACCCCAATTAACGCCTTCGAATTCTGCAAACTCGTTGAAGAAGTAGGCATCCCTGCAGGTGTATTTAATATGGTTGGTGGATCCGGCAGCGTTGTAGGTGAAGCCCTAACTACGCACCCTGACGTAGACTTAGTCTCTATGACCGGCTCTGTGGGCGTCGGTAAGCGCATTATGGAAGCCGCAGGTAAAAACCTCACCCGAGTAAACCTTGAACTTGGCGGCAAAGCACCCGCAATCGTCCTTGCCGATGCCGACCTTGAACTTGCCGCAGACGCAATCTGGAACTCACGCGTAATCAATACCGGCCAAGTGTGCAACTGCGCCGAAGTTGTCCTTGTTGAAGAAGCCGTTCATGACGAATTGCTCCAAAAACTCGTAGCAAAAATGGAAGGCACCAAATACGGAGACCCATCACAAATCGTTGAACTGGATATGGGCCCATTAATTACGGCAGGGGCCATGGACAAACTCGACGAAATGATCGAAAAAGCCGTAGCGGCAGGATGCCGAATCGAAACCGGCGGCGGCCGAGCAACCGACAAAGGCAATGGCAACTTCTACCAGCCAACCGTACTTTCCGGCGCTACTGCAGATATGGAAATTGCCAAAGAGGAAATCTTCGGTCCGGTACTCCCGGTTGTGAAAGTACAAAACCTGGACGAAGCAATTGCAATTGCCAATGCCTCCCAATATGGGCTCACCAGTTCCATATTCACTAATGACCTAAATAAAGCACTCAAAGCATCCCGCGAGCTGCTTTATGGCGAAACCTATATTAACCGCGAACACTTCGAAGCGATGCAGGGTTTCCATGCCGGACGTCGTAATTCCGGTATCGGCGGAGCTGACGGCAAGCATGGCCTTATGGAATACGTAGAAACCCACGTCACCTACATCCAAACCCATTAATATCCAAACCCATTAATACTGGGGAAGCCAAAGCTCTCACTTTGATGCAAAATTAATTGCAATAGGTGAGGGCTTTTTTTGGGGGGGTGGTTGGGAGGTGGTCGGTCTTTTTGGGCGCCGGTTGGGCGCTGGTCGGTCTTTTCAGGCGCTGGTTGGGCGTGTTGTCACAGATTCCATTTTTTCGGCGGATTTTATGGAATCTGCGACACGATAGGTAGGGAACCTGTCACGAATTCCATTTTTTTCGCTGTTTTTATGGAATCTGCGACAAACCCCAGGTCAACGCTTGTGCGCAACATGGCTTGCTGTCACAAATTCCATTTTTTCAGCCGATTTTATGGAATCTGCGACACTCGACATGAAAACATCACTAGTTCGATAGGGTGGGCCTATCAAACCGCAGGGAATGCGGCTCGAAGGCTCGGAAAACCAGCCCACACCCCGGAAACCAGCCCACACCCCGAAAACCAGCCCACACCCTAGGAAGCTAGCTCAAAGACCCGGTAAAACCAGCTAAATCCCGACAACCACGCGCCCAAAATTCCTGCTAAATAGTAGTTTCTGGTATGGCCAGGTTTTTTGCCGTTACCACCATATATTATCCATCACATCTACCTCACGGATCACTTTTGTTTCACCTTTAGCAAGCTTCACTTCTGGCTTTTATATCGTCTGGGGGCTTTCACATTGGGGCATAATTTAGGTTATGAATTCTTCTTTTCACCATTTGATTATTGGTCCTGCGATTTTGTTTGCGCCTGCCAATCGTCCGGAGATTTTTGCTAAGGCTGCAGCGAAAGCCGATATGGTGATTTTAGATTTGGAGGACGGGGCTGGTAGCGGTGACCGCGATATCGCCCGAAACAATATTCGATCTGCCAATCTAGATCCAAAGCGGACAATAGTTCGAGTCTGTGGTCCCCGGGATCCAGGTTTTGCCGAGGATGTGGCATTAGTGAGGGAGACGCCATATCGCTTGGTAATGCTGCCCAAGGTGGTTCGCGAGATTCCGGTTGAATTGAAAGGTTTGCAGGTTATTGCGATGATCGAGACGCCGCAGGCGGTTGTTCATCTTGCGGAAATTGCCGAGCATCCAAACGTGGTGGGGCTATTTTGGGGTGCAGAAGATTTGACGGTGTTATTAGGGGGCACGCACTCTCGGTTCCAAAGTGATGAGGGGGCGCCTGCTGATCGGCCTGGTGGATATCGGGATACTATGCGGCTGACTCGTGCGCTTATGCATATGCATGCTAGTGCGGCTGGAAAGTTTAGCATTGATGCAGTGCATGCGGATTTCCGGAATCTTCGAGGTATGAAGGATGAGGCTATCGACGCCGCTCGTTCAGGCTTTGCAGGTAGTGCGTGTATTCATCCAAACCAGGTGGATGTGGTGCATGAGGCGTATCGCCCAGAACCACAGGCTGTGGAGTGGGCGCGGAAGGTTGTGGCGGAGTCGCAGAAGTATCCAGGGGCATTTCAATTGGAGGGTGAAATGGTTGATGCGCCTTTAATTAGTCAGGCGCATCGGGTTTTGGCGTTATCGGAGGTGTTGGGCAGTTAGGGGAGTGCTGCGTACTCGGTGGCGGTGTGGCCGTCTTTCCAGGTGAGGTAGCCGCCGTCGAGATTGTAGGCTTCAATGCCGTGGCTTGAAAGGATGCGGGCTGCGGTGTGTCCGCGTTGGCCTACGCGACAGGAGACAATCACTTTTCCATCAGTGGCGAGCTCGCGGATCGTATCGATATTGGCGCGGAGTTCATCAAGGGTGTAGCTCAGTGCTCCGGGGATAGGTTCGGTGGCTATTTCACCAGAGGTTCGAACATCTATTAGGGGAATACGATCTACTTCCATAAGGGTGTGGAGTTCGTGCCATTGGACAGCTTTATCGCCGTGTGCCCGATTTTCGGCAATCATGCCAAGAAGGGCTACAGGATCCTTCGCTGAGCCAAATTGTGGGGCATATGCGAGTTCAAGGTCGGCGAGTTGGCTGGCGGTAATGCCGCCGGTAATGGCGGTGGCCAGGACGTCGATACGCTTATCCACGCCCTCACCGCCGACGCCCTGTGCGCCAAGGATAGCGTCTGTTTTGGGGTCTACAAGGAGTTTTAATGCCATGCTCTGGGCGCCTGGGTAGTATCCCGCGTGCTGCATGGGATGCGTATGAATCGCGCGGTAAGGGCGACCCTTGGAACGTAATTGGGTTTCAGTCCAACCAGTAGTGGCGGCGACGGTGCCAAATACACCAAGAATGGCGGTGCCCAATACGGGCTTTGTGGTGGTGTCGCGCCCAGTAAGAATATCGGCAATAATGCGGCCGTGGCGGTTGGCGTTTTGGGCAAGCGGAAGGGGAATCGGCGATTCGGTAATAAAGTCGCGCTTTGCCACAGCATCACCAAGGGCATAAATATCTGGATCGCTGGTCCGGCACGAGGCATTTACCACGATAAAACCTCGCGCGTCACGGGTAAGGCCAGCGGTTTCGGCAAGGTGAGAATCTGGAACAACGCCAATGGCGGTGATTACAAGATCGGCGGGGAGAGTTTCTTTCTGGGAACCACGCTCAACCTCAATGGTTTCGGGATGAATTGCGGAAATCTTTGCGTTTGTAAGGACGCGCACCCCATTGGCTTCGAGGGTTTGTAGTACCCGGATCGCCATTTCCGGATCCAATTGCACCATGATCTGCGGGGCTGCTTCGACCAATGTGACGCTAAGGCCACGGTGGGCAAGGTTTTCGGCGACCTCCACACCAATAAATCCACCACCAATAACGACGGCGCTCGGGGCTGAGGTGCCCTGGCCAGCCACTAGGCCATCAACTTGGGCCTTTATACGGTCCAGGTCCTCAACTGTACGAAGCGAAAGACCACGCTCAATGCCCGGGATCTCCGGAACTCGTGGGCGAGCACCAGGAGCCAATACGAGAGTGTCATATTCCCAGGTGGACTCTTCACCAGTGGAAAGGTTACGAACTACAACCTCGTGGGTGGCAGGAGAAACACTGATGACCTCATGGTTTACATAGGCATCAATATTAAAACGAGTTTTCAAAGCTTCCGGTGTTTGCAAAAGCAACGAACCCCGATCAGGAATAACCTCACCTAGGTGATATGGCAATCCACAATTGGCAAAGGAAACATAACCGGAGCGTTCAAAGACAATGATTTCGCGGGATTCGTCATTCCGGCGAAGACGAGTAGCGGTGGACATGCCGCCGGCAACACCGCCGACGATAATAGTGCGGGTCATAGGACTAATTACCTCCGAAAAGACGGCGGAAAAAACCACCAGATCGTTGTGTTGCTTGGGCTTCTGCGGTGCTTGTGGGCTTGTGATGGCATCGCTGGGATTCCGGGACAGTTGCCATCACTTGGTCGATGTGGCGGCCGCAGCCAGACCAAGTGGTTTTATGACATTCAGGGCACGTAGTTGCACGACACATACATAGACCTCCAAGATATTTTTGACCGTCACGATAATCAGTGCACTACAGACGGGTTATATTCCCGACGGTAAAGAACCGGGGGTATAAGTTACACCGTACCGATGAGTTCCAAACAGTGCTCGACCCGCTGTTCCGGAAGGTTTGCTCCAAGCACGGTAAGTGCGGCGTCGGCAAGCATAATGGAGGTGTCCGGAAGCATGCCTGTTTGTAGCGGCACCGGCACAGTACCATCATTTGGGCGCATCTCAATTACGGATTGTGCTATCAAAAACGGTAAATCCAGGCGGGGATCCGCAGCGCTGGTAAGTGTGGCCGCAAGATCGCGATAGGTTTGCTTTAAGGCGCGGCGTTGCTGGTGAAACTCCGCAAAATCAGTGGAATTCGCAATAGGTA contains the following coding sequences:
- a CDS encoding LacI family DNA-binding transcriptional regulator → MAASAGVSLQTVSRVVNGSSAVSESTREKVSQVINTLGYRPNLAVRTLAVGQSRALGIFITGDVDFGMSSAFRAVEHAAREQNYYLCVATASDPSRYGVALGQLADQRVAGYIVLAH
- a CDS encoding substrate-binding domain-containing protein — protein: MCWLTDADVLSALAKQAATLPSCLVLTGQPATAHTAVVAVDQLVGMRLLVEHVIAQGAQTLCHIAGGMSWDDAVVRATAFEQLCKERGVRGRVVAGGGWSAASGYAATHTTLESGKPDAILACNDNIAVGVLRACHEAGIIVPDQVMVTGFDNTPLSEWTWPSLTSVTQDFQELGTAALTALTKILDGESPTQTILIPELIARESTSKKGTT
- the aldA gene encoding aldehyde dehydrogenase, which encodes MNIYENFIDGKFVPSAETMDVTNPSTGELLAKVPETDVASVDKAVAAARKAQPAWAALTNTERAGYLTALAAKLREHVDRFANYLVEEQGKVRGLAEVEVQFTADYFDYMAGWARRIEGEIIPSDRPGETIMLTYQPLGVVAGILPWNFPFFLIARKMAPALLTGNTIVIKPSVETPINAFEFCKLVEEVGIPAGVFNMVGGSGSVVGEALTTHPDVDLVSMTGSVGVGKRIMEAAGKNLTRVNLELGGKAPAIVLADADLELAADAIWNSRVINTGQVCNCAEVVLVEEAVHDELLQKLVAKMEGTKYGDPSQIVELDMGPLITAGAMDKLDEMIEKAVAAGCRIETGGGRATDKGNGNFYQPTVLSGATADMEIAKEEIFGPVLPVVKVQNLDEAIAIANASQYGLTSSIFTNDLNKALKASRELLYGETYINREHFEAMQGFHAGRRNSGIGGADGKHGLMEYVETHVTYIQTH
- a CDS encoding HpcH/HpaI aldolase/citrate lyase family protein is translated as MNSSFHHLIIGPAILFAPANRPEIFAKAAAKADMVILDLEDGAGSGDRDIARNNIRSANLDPKRTIVRVCGPRDPGFAEDVALVRETPYRLVMLPKVVREIPVELKGLQVIAMIETPQAVVHLAEIAEHPNVVGLFWGAEDLTVLLGGTHSRFQSDEGAPADRPGGYRDTMRLTRALMHMHASAAGKFSIDAVHADFRNLRGMKDEAIDAARSGFAGSACIHPNQVDVVHEAYRPEPQAVEWARKVVAESQKYPGAFQLEGEMVDAPLISQAHRVLALSEVLGS
- a CDS encoding FAD-dependent oxidoreductase — encoded protein: MTRTIIVGGVAGGMSTATRLRRNDESREIIVFERSGYVSFANCGLPYHLGEVIPDRGSLLLQTPEALKTRFNIDAYVNHEVISVSPATHEVVVRNLSTGEESTWEYDTLVLAPGARPRVPEIPGIERGLSLRTVEDLDRIKAQVDGLVAGQGTSAPSAVVIGGGFIGVEVAENLAHRGLSVTLVEAAPQIMVQLDPEMAIRVLQTLEANGVRVLTNAKISAIHPETIEVERGSQKETLPADLVITAIGVVPDSHLAETAGLTRDARGFIVVNASCRTSDPDIYALGDAVAKRDFITESPIPLPLAQNANRHGRIIADILTGRDTTTKPVLGTAILGVFGTVAATTGWTETQLRSKGRPYRAIHTHPMQHAGYYPGAQSMALKLLVDPKTDAILGAQGVGGEGVDKRIDVLATAITGGITASQLADLELAYAPQFGSAKDPVALLGMIAENRAHGDKAVQWHELHTLMEVDRIPLIDVRTSGEIATEPIPGALSYTLDELRANIDTIRELATDGKVIVSCRVGQRGHTAARILSSHGIEAYNLDGGYLTWKDGHTATEYAALP